A stretch of Bacillus pseudomycoides DNA encodes these proteins:
- a CDS encoding YajQ family cyclic di-GMP-binding protein: MAKDSSFDIVSKVELPEVTNAINIALKEIQNRYDFKGSKSDIKLEKEVIVLTSDDEFKLDQVKDVLISKLVKREVPIKNLDYGKVESATGNTVRQRATLQQGIDKDNAKKINNIIKELKLKVKTQVQDDQVRVTAKSRDDLQAVIAAVRSADLPIDVQFINYR, encoded by the coding sequence ATGGCAAAAGATAGTTCTTTTGACATCGTTTCAAAAGTAGAATTACCAGAAGTAACAAATGCTATTAACATCGCATTAAAAGAAATTCAAAATCGATATGACTTTAAAGGAAGCAAAAGTGATATTAAATTAGAAAAAGAAGTAATCGTTTTAACTTCTGATGATGAATTTAAATTAGATCAAGTAAAAGATGTTCTTATTTCAAAACTAGTTAAACGCGAAGTACCAATTAAAAACTTAGACTACGGAAAAGTAGAAAGCGCTACTGGTAACACAGTACGTCAACGTGCAACACTGCAACAAGGTATCGATAAAGATAACGCGAAGAAAATTAATAACATTATTAAAGAGTTAAAATTAAAAGTGAAAACACAAGTACAAGATGATCAAGTACGCGTAACAGCAAAAAGCCGCGATGACTTACAAGCAGTAATCGCAGCAGTTCGTAGCGCTGATTTACCAATCGACGTACAATTCATTAACTATCGTTAA
- a CDS encoding SpaA isopeptide-forming pilin-related protein encodes MKRKVLTKWFGIISLIIMLLGVSIPQAAAEIIHQEKFQINWNHIKFKGAEVKIKADLLKTSSKDVAYCLSPDLNSPNGEKLPEIGKENDFVYRVLLYGYPQKTPAELGVSTKEEAYYATQLAIWVASKKIEIADSKPENQPVYNLVKQLIDKASKGTEVQETYLNIIPNEKQTVEQNGDYLETKLYTVQSNALSGVYSVQLEGAPEGVKILNEQGEEKNEFSIKEKFKILIPKKSTNGTFKLKVHTKLQSLQAVIFDGKQKVQNTTALLPRMSEKSSNDIAVQWESLGSLKITKVGENRETLKGAVFEVASENGDFRKEITTTKDGVALLNQLPIGTYIIKEIQAPEGYVLDPTIQRMEVKNGEIAKIEIKNKKIKNELQVTKIHDTYKNTKQSDDIQNKEYTEEKEHVSQEQYYLPSTGGKFPITSYIGILFVVLGLYILKVKHK; translated from the coding sequence ATGAAACGCAAAGTATTAACAAAATGGTTTGGAATTATAAGTTTAATCATTATGTTGCTAGGAGTTTCTATTCCACAAGCAGCAGCTGAGATAATACATCAAGAAAAGTTTCAAATTAACTGGAATCACATTAAATTCAAAGGTGCTGAAGTAAAAATAAAGGCAGATCTCTTAAAAACTTCATCAAAAGATGTTGCATATTGTTTATCACCTGATTTGAATTCACCAAACGGAGAGAAACTTCCTGAAATCGGGAAAGAAAATGATTTTGTATATCGTGTTTTACTTTATGGCTATCCTCAAAAAACACCAGCTGAACTGGGAGTTTCTACAAAAGAGGAAGCATACTATGCAACTCAATTAGCTATCTGGGTTGCATCTAAAAAAATCGAAATTGCTGATTCAAAACCAGAGAACCAACCGGTATATAATCTTGTAAAACAGCTGATAGACAAAGCTTCTAAAGGTACTGAAGTACAGGAAACATACTTAAACATAATACCTAATGAAAAACAGACAGTAGAGCAAAATGGGGACTATCTTGAAACCAAATTATATACGGTTCAATCAAATGCCTTATCTGGAGTATATTCCGTTCAATTGGAGGGGGCACCAGAAGGAGTGAAAATTTTAAATGAACAAGGTGAAGAAAAGAATGAATTCTCTATAAAGGAAAAATTTAAAATTTTAATTCCAAAAAAATCGACAAATGGAACTTTCAAACTAAAAGTACATACAAAATTGCAAAGTTTACAAGCAGTTATTTTTGATGGCAAACAAAAGGTTCAAAATACCACAGCTTTATTGCCAAGAATGAGTGAAAAAAGTAGTAATGATATAGCAGTGCAATGGGAATCATTAGGATCTCTAAAAATTACGAAGGTAGGAGAGAATAGAGAAACTTTAAAAGGAGCGGTATTTGAGGTTGCAAGTGAAAATGGCGATTTTAGGAAAGAAATCACTACAACTAAAGATGGAGTTGCACTATTAAATCAGCTTCCTATTGGTACATATATTATAAAGGAAATTCAGGCACCAGAGGGTTATGTACTGGACCCTACAATACAGAGAATGGAAGTAAAGAACGGCGAAATAGCAAAAATAGAAATAAAGAATAAAAAAATAAAAAATGAGCTGCAAGTTACAAAAATACATGATACATATAAAAACACTAAACAATCTGATGATATACAAAATAAAGAGTACACAGAAGAAAAAGAGCATGTAAGTCAAGAACAATATTACTTACCATCAACAGGAGGAAAATTTCCAATTACATCATATATAGGAATATTATTTGTTGTTTTAGGACTCTACATATTGAAAGTAAAACACAAATAA
- a CDS encoding S1 RNA-binding domain-containing protein yields MYLQPGSIEQVTVLRETEIGYMVGFDDEEGYEEVFLHKNEVAGEIEEGDEIDVFLYLDHKERISATMKTPVITVHDWNWVKVVEVKPDLGVFVDIGVSKDILIPADEFPIYTPVWPEEGDELYCTLKLTNRGRLIALPARDSDMQEIVVDATPSMRNKNVNGRVYRSLQVGSFVLTDEHFRAFLHHTERKEQVRIGERVTGRIIDVKDDGTINISLLPRKEEGMEDDAAVVYEYMESRGGAMPFWDKSHPEDIKERFNMSKAAFKRALGKLMKEEKVYQEEGWTYFKK; encoded by the coding sequence ATGTATTTACAACCAGGATCGATTGAACAGGTAACTGTTTTACGAGAAACGGAAATTGGATATATGGTCGGATTTGACGATGAAGAGGGTTATGAAGAAGTATTTCTACATAAAAATGAAGTAGCAGGAGAAATCGAAGAAGGCGATGAGATTGATGTATTTTTATACCTTGATCATAAAGAGCGAATTTCTGCAACAATGAAGACGCCGGTAATTACAGTACATGACTGGAACTGGGTAAAAGTTGTAGAAGTAAAACCTGATTTAGGTGTATTCGTTGATATTGGTGTTTCTAAGGATATCTTGATTCCAGCTGATGAGTTCCCAATTTATACGCCAGTTTGGCCAGAAGAGGGCGACGAATTGTATTGTACATTAAAATTAACAAATCGTGGTCGTTTAATTGCTCTTCCAGCAAGAGATTCAGACATGCAAGAGATTGTTGTAGATGCAACGCCATCTATGCGTAATAAAAATGTGAACGGACGTGTGTATCGCTCACTTCAGGTCGGTTCATTTGTATTAACGGATGAGCATTTCCGTGCCTTTTTACATCATACAGAAAGAAAAGAGCAAGTTCGTATCGGTGAGCGTGTAACAGGCCGTATTATTGATGTGAAAGATGATGGTACGATTAATATTTCACTTCTTCCGCGTAAAGAAGAGGGAATGGAAGATGATGCAGCGGTGGTTTATGAGTATATGGAGAGCCGCGGCGGAGCAATGCCGTTTTGGGATAAGAGCCATCCAGAAGACATTAAAGAACGTTTTAATATGAGTAAAGCAGCATTTAAACGTGCACTTGGTAAGTTGATGAAAGAAGAAAAAGTTTATCAAGAAGAAGGTTGGACGTACTTCAAGAAATAA
- a CDS encoding DUF3941 domain-containing protein: MPHTSDNDKKARDNNAKRAQKNEQEQKNIQQGKRAYSKKTDHL, from the coding sequence ATGCCACATACGAGCGATAATGACAAAAAAGCGCGCGATAATAACGCAAAGCGCGCGCAAAAAAATGAACAGGAACAAAAAAATATCCAGCAAGGAAAACGTGCCTATTCTAAAAAAACAGATCACCTTTAA
- a CDS encoding Cof-type HAD-IIB family hydrolase: MKKQHLIALDLDGTLLTDNKIISTRTKKTIEKAKEQGHVVVISTGRPFRASHAYYKELGLNTPIVNFNGAYVHHPLDANWGTHHSPLELSTAQEIVRACFDFGVKNIYAEVIDDVYVREIDEDKKHIFEFGSPNIFTGDLLNILQDHPTCLLIDALDEHSTAIRQHLTDMHAEVIDHRKWGAPWPIIEIVKSGLNKAIGLQKVSSYYNIPKERIIAFGDEDNDFEMIEYAGHGIAMGNAIPELKSLANHTTLTNEEDGIALYLEEVLGL, encoded by the coding sequence ATGAAAAAGCAACATTTAATCGCATTAGATTTAGATGGTACTTTACTTACAGACAATAAAATCATTTCCACTCGAACTAAGAAAACAATTGAAAAAGCAAAAGAACAAGGACATGTTGTTGTCATTTCAACAGGACGTCCATTTCGTGCTAGTCACGCTTATTATAAAGAACTTGGTTTAAATACACCGATTGTTAACTTTAATGGCGCTTATGTTCATCACCCTCTTGATGCAAATTGGGGAACACACCATTCTCCTCTTGAACTTTCTACTGCACAAGAAATCGTTCGCGCTTGCTTTGATTTTGGTGTGAAGAACATTTATGCCGAAGTAATTGATGATGTATACGTTCGTGAAATTGATGAGGATAAAAAGCATATATTTGAATTTGGTTCTCCAAACATTTTCACAGGAGACTTATTAAACATTTTACAAGATCACCCAACATGCTTATTAATTGATGCACTTGATGAACATTCAACTGCAATTCGTCAGCATTTAACAGATATGCATGCTGAAGTGATTGATCACCGCAAATGGGGTGCTCCTTGGCCGATTATTGAAATCGTGAAAAGCGGCCTTAATAAAGCAATCGGTCTCCAAAAAGTTTCTAGTTATTATAACATTCCAAAAGAACGAATCATCGCTTTTGGTGATGAAGATAATGATTTTGAAATGATTGAATATGCAGGTCACGGCATCGCTATGGGTAATGCCATTCCCGAATTAAAATCACTCGCGAATCATACGACATTAACAAATGAAGAAGATGGAATTGCTCTTTATTTAGAAGAGGTTCTTGGGTTGTAA
- a CDS encoding ammonium transporter: protein MNMGDTVFLFLATVMVMIMTPGLALFYGGMVRSKNVLSTTMHSYSAMAIVSIQWIFIGYSLSFGPDWNGIIGTLDWFSLQNVTFTPNPDYSPTIPHNLFMMFQLMFAILTPALISGAFAERMRFSAFLIFILLWTTIVYNPVAHWVWGVGGWLRELGALDFAGGNVVHITSGVAGLVLAIFLGKRKDINGPSPHHLPFTLLGAGLLWFGWFGFNVGSALTLNDVAMTTFINTNTAAAASALTWILAEWFFQSKPTVMGAACGAVSGLVAITPACGFVTPFSALLIGAIGGVLCFGAVFFLKHKLGYDDALDAFGCHGIGGTWGGIATGLFATTSVNSGGADGLFYGNATLLWKQLAAIGATYAFTIVMTYAIIKGISFFLPVRVHEHEEQMGLDISMHGEKAYEYSEKSLGEVAMQKEAK, encoded by the coding sequence ATGAATATGGGAGATACTGTGTTTTTATTTTTAGCGACAGTAATGGTTATGATTATGACGCCAGGTTTGGCACTTTTTTACGGCGGGATGGTTCGTAGCAAAAACGTTCTAAGTACAACGATGCATAGCTATAGCGCGATGGCGATTGTTTCTATTCAATGGATTTTTATTGGCTATTCTTTATCATTTGGGCCAGATTGGAACGGTATCATCGGTACATTAGATTGGTTCAGCTTGCAGAACGTAACTTTCACACCAAATCCAGACTACTCTCCGACTATTCCTCACAATTTATTTATGATGTTTCAACTCATGTTTGCAATCTTAACTCCAGCGTTAATTTCAGGAGCATTTGCTGAACGAATGCGATTTTCTGCTTTTCTTATTTTCATTCTTCTATGGACGACAATTGTCTATAATCCAGTTGCCCACTGGGTATGGGGCGTTGGTGGCTGGCTTCGCGAACTCGGCGCATTAGATTTCGCTGGCGGTAACGTTGTTCATATCACATCAGGGGTTGCCGGGCTTGTATTAGCCATTTTCCTAGGGAAACGAAAAGACATAAACGGTCCTTCTCCTCATCATTTACCTTTTACACTTTTAGGCGCAGGCTTATTATGGTTCGGGTGGTTCGGGTTTAACGTCGGCAGCGCTCTTACGCTAAACGATGTAGCGATGACTACATTCATTAATACCAATACCGCAGCGGCGGCTTCTGCTTTAACATGGATCTTAGCAGAGTGGTTCTTCCAATCAAAACCGACTGTAATGGGAGCAGCTTGCGGTGCCGTATCTGGTCTTGTCGCGATTACACCAGCTTGCGGATTTGTCACTCCATTCTCAGCTCTTTTAATCGGGGCAATTGGAGGCGTTCTTTGCTTCGGAGCTGTCTTCTTTTTAAAACATAAACTTGGATATGATGACGCACTTGATGCATTTGGATGTCACGGCATCGGTGGTACATGGGGTGGTATTGCAACCGGGCTATTTGCAACAACTTCTGTAAATAGCGGCGGTGCCGATGGGTTATTTTACGGAAATGCCACACTCCTTTGGAAACAACTCGCTGCAATTGGAGCGACATATGCTTTTACAATCGTGATGACGTACGCCATTATTAAAGGAATTAGTTTCTTCCTTCCCGTTCGCGTACATGAACACGAAGAGCAAATGGGATTGGATATTTCGATGCATGGTGAGAAGGCTTATGAGTATAGTGAGAAATCACTGGGTGAGGTGGCAATGCAGAAAGAGGCTAAGTGA
- a CDS encoding transglutaminase domain-containing protein: MKKANKYLKTVVLCSTILVGGLQIPTVSYAATNQKSVAPQGDAKLLQEFQQEIKKRINNREGNITVTYKTKSKNIKDVMNTLVKEYDKVVNSDEYLKFNIASTNYSISGVPGNYTFILNIKYRESKQQTQYVKTQAKSIIKSTVKPGMDGHEKVKVIHDYVVKHVSYDTSYKAYTAYEALANRSAVCQGYALLTYQLLKEAGIESRIVTGTGNGQAHAWNLVKIEGKWYHLDTTFDDPIPDKPGRVNYSYFNMSDEQLGKDHKWDRSKYPKASTFYYNELTNKIKVGGPKKAIYQKLLKDTNLIYLSAQYKADNYNDFKKKIQQQFTSKPQKVEVLYKKSMDGTMQDVQKVLNEISWPKGAKRVSYQIEPYNAQKGYSLAAITFTY; encoded by the coding sequence ATGAAGAAAGCAAACAAGTATCTAAAAACAGTTGTACTTTGTTCGACTATTCTAGTTGGTGGTTTACAAATTCCGACTGTTTCTTATGCTGCTACAAATCAAAAAAGTGTGGCTCCACAAGGAGATGCGAAACTATTACAAGAGTTTCAGCAAGAAATAAAAAAGCGTATTAACAATCGTGAGGGTAATATTACAGTTACGTATAAAACAAAAAGTAAAAATATTAAAGATGTTATGAATACACTGGTCAAAGAGTATGACAAGGTAGTAAATTCAGATGAATATTTAAAATTCAATATAGCAAGTACAAACTATTCAATTAGTGGTGTACCAGGAAATTATACATTTATATTAAACATCAAATATCGCGAATCAAAGCAACAAACACAATATGTAAAGACACAGGCAAAATCAATTATAAAGTCTACTGTTAAGCCCGGAATGGATGGACATGAAAAAGTAAAAGTAATTCATGATTATGTAGTGAAGCATGTTTCTTATGACACTTCATATAAAGCCTATACGGCATATGAAGCATTAGCAAATCGTTCAGCAGTTTGTCAGGGGTACGCACTATTAACCTATCAATTATTAAAAGAAGCAGGAATAGAATCACGTATTGTAACAGGGACTGGAAATGGGCAAGCTCATGCTTGGAATTTAGTGAAAATCGAGGGAAAATGGTATCATCTTGATACAACATTTGATGATCCAATTCCGGACAAACCAGGAAGAGTAAATTATTCATATTTTAATATGTCAGATGAGCAATTAGGAAAAGATCATAAATGGGATCGTAGTAAATATCCAAAAGCATCAACATTTTATTATAATGAACTAACCAATAAAATAAAGGTAGGGGGTCCAAAAAAAGCAATATATCAGAAGCTGTTAAAGGATACCAACCTCATTTATTTATCTGCTCAATACAAGGCAGATAACTATAATGATTTCAAGAAAAAAATACAACAGCAATTTACATCAAAACCCCAAAAAGTAGAAGTACTTTATAAAAAATCTATGGACGGAACAATGCAAGATGTACAGAAGGTTTTAAATGAAATTTCTTGGCCAAAAGGTGCAAAACGGGTATCTTATCAAATAGAACCGTATAATGCACAAAAAGGGTATTCATTGGCGGCAATTACATTTACATACTAA
- the prsA gene encoding peptidylprolyl isomerase PrsA: MKGKQLWMAMAALGTLMLSACGSTNSSETVATSKVSTITKDDFDKQLKERYGKDMLYEMMAQDIITKKYKVSDDEVDKEFKKAKEQFGDQFNVVLESNRLKDEDDFKNQIRFKLAMNEAIKKSITEKDVKANYKPEIKASHILVNDEKTANDIKKQLDEGASFEELAKQHSQDPGSKENGGDLGYFGPGKMVPEFEEAAYKLNVGEISKPTKSSNGYHIIKLTDKKELKPYDEVKDSIRKDLEEKRLADQTTGQKILLDEFKKADIKVKDSDLKDTFSRLSGQ, encoded by the coding sequence ATGAAAGGAAAACAATTGTGGATGGCCATGGCTGCGCTCGGAACGTTAATGCTATCTGCTTGCGGCTCAACAAATAGCTCAGAGACAGTCGCAACATCAAAAGTTTCAACTATTACAAAAGATGATTTTGACAAACAACTTAAAGAACGGTACGGAAAAGATATGTTATATGAAATGATGGCACAAGATATCATCACTAAAAAATATAAAGTATCTGATGATGAAGTTGATAAAGAATTTAAAAAAGCAAAAGAGCAATTTGGTGATCAATTTAACGTAGTATTAGAAAGTAACCGATTAAAAGATGAAGACGACTTTAAAAACCAAATTAGGTTCAAATTAGCGATGAACGAAGCGATTAAAAAGAGCATTACAGAGAAAGATGTAAAAGCTAACTATAAACCTGAAATTAAAGCGAGTCACATTTTAGTAAATGATGAAAAAACGGCAAATGACATTAAGAAACAACTAGATGAAGGCGCATCATTCGAAGAGTTAGCAAAACAACACTCCCAGGATCCGGGTTCAAAAGAAAATGGTGGAGACCTTGGGTACTTCGGCCCAGGTAAAATGGTGCCTGAATTTGAAGAAGCTGCTTATAAATTAAATGTCGGTGAAATTAGCAAACCAACCAAATCATCAAACGGCTATCACATTATTAAACTTACTGATAAAAAAGAATTAAAACCATATGATGAAGTAAAAGATTCTATTCGTAAAGATTTAGAAGAAAAACGATTAGCGGATCAAACGACCGGTCAAAAAATATTGTTAGACGAATTCAAGAAAGCTGATATTAAAGTAAAAGATAGCGATTTGAAAGATACATTCTCCCGTCTTTCAGGGCAATAA
- a CDS encoding alpha-amylase family glycosyl hydrolase produces the protein MIFAFLAPMHTLAEEKREWQDEVIYSIMVDRFNNGEAKNDRQLDVGNLEGYQGGDIQGIIKRIDYIKDMGFTTIMLSPVVKSETYDGHGTIDLQKVNEHFGSLQDVKQLVQEAHKRDMKIVLQFVSGQEKATLIDSIKWWMKEANIDGSYLIHSKEISHTFLNEVKQSVQEMKKDFLVMTDGEEGIHNEYYKHITDVFTKSDTSIKPLYDASLIGNGKVASTFVDSQDTKRFVRSAKENAYYPPSRLKLALTYLYTSPGLPIVYYGTEIALDGGGVPDNRRLMDFKTDEKFLQYVTRLGELRQQLSSLRRGTFELLYDQAGMSVLKRKYKDEVTLIAINNTKETQKVLFSANEIGENRELKGLLEDEIIREEDGNYYLVLKREEANVYQVREKTGLNWLFISLLIGVNVLFIAFLIAVKKKEKY, from the coding sequence ATGATATTTGCTTTTTTGGCGCCTATGCATACATTAGCGGAAGAAAAACGAGAGTGGCAAGATGAGGTAATCTATTCTATTATGGTGGATCGTTTTAATAATGGAGAAGCAAAAAATGATAGACAGCTTGATGTTGGGAATTTAGAAGGATACCAAGGGGGCGATATACAAGGGATTATAAAGAGAATAGATTATATAAAGGACATGGGATTTACCACCATTATGCTTTCGCCAGTTGTTAAAAGTGAAACGTATGATGGACATGGTACGATTGATCTTCAAAAAGTGAATGAGCATTTTGGATCACTGCAAGATGTAAAACAGCTCGTGCAGGAAGCACATAAGCGAGATATGAAAATCGTGTTGCAGTTTGTTAGTGGGCAAGAAAAAGCAACGCTTATTGATTCGATTAAGTGGTGGATGAAAGAAGCGAATATAGATGGAAGTTATCTTATACATAGTAAAGAAATATCTCACACCTTTTTAAATGAAGTAAAACAAAGTGTTCAAGAAATGAAAAAGGATTTCCTCGTTATGACTGATGGGGAAGAGGGGATACATAATGAGTATTATAAACATATAACAGATGTTTTCACGAAATCGGATACGTCTATTAAACCGCTTTATGACGCGAGTTTAATTGGAAATGGCAAAGTGGCAAGTACTTTTGTTGATAGTCAAGATACAAAGCGATTTGTCAGAAGTGCGAAAGAGAACGCGTATTATCCGCCGTCGCGTTTGAAATTAGCGCTTACTTATTTATATACATCACCAGGGCTACCGATTGTTTACTACGGAACAGAAATTGCGCTAGATGGCGGGGGCGTACCAGATAATCGCCGATTAATGGATTTTAAAACGGATGAAAAGTTCTTGCAGTATGTAACGAGATTAGGAGAACTTCGTCAACAGTTATCTTCTCTCCGCCGTGGGACATTTGAGTTGTTATACGATCAAGCTGGAATGAGTGTGCTAAAAAGGAAGTATAAAGATGAAGTGACACTTATTGCGATTAACAACACAAAAGAGACGCAAAAAGTTTTGTTTTCGGCAAATGAAATAGGGGAAAATAGAGAATTAAAGGGATTGTTAGAAGATGAAATCATTAGAGAAGAAGATGGAAATTATTATCTTGTACTGAAGCGAGAAGAAGCAAATGTATATCAAGTGAGAGAAAAAACGGGGCTAAATTGGCTCTTTATCTCTTTACTAATTGGGGTAAATGTTTTGTTTATTGCTTTTTTAATTGCGGTAAAGAAGAAGGAGAAATACTAG
- a CDS encoding YjzC family protein, with protein MGQNRRFRSGQKAPNDGIYVEIGETGSMVKDPQMVKLTAGERFPENSNQNRQWTYKRKP; from the coding sequence ATGGGACAAAATCGTAGGTTTCGTTCTGGGCAAAAAGCACCGAATGATGGAATATATGTGGAAATTGGTGAAACAGGAAGTATGGTGAAAGATCCACAAATGGTAAAATTAACTGCTGGTGAAAGGTTTCCTGAGAATTCGAATCAAAATCGTCAGTGGACATATAAAAGAAAACCGTAA
- a CDS encoding DUF3813 domain-containing protein — MGNLLFQQARDAVASAVSCSSDTEQQELVYRAKNALQSAYANSSTAEKVQLREMQQQLQDITRTH, encoded by the coding sequence ATGGGTAACTTATTATTTCAACAAGCGCGAGATGCTGTTGCAAGTGCCGTTTCTTGTTCAAGCGACACCGAACAACAGGAACTCGTTTATCGAGCAAAAAATGCTTTGCAATCCGCTTATGCCAATTCTTCAACTGCTGAAAAGGTACAACTGCGTGAAATGCAACAGCAATTGCAAGACATTACTCGTACACATTAA
- a CDS encoding YitT family protein: MDLKLNYAELIKKLIVVIIAGLLNAIGMNLFLTPAKVYASGFAGLSQLLSQVLNDFASIHISTGVLFALFNIPVVILAWKKVGKAFTLFSFLCVVFMTLFLEIVPVKAVSNDIILNAIFGGLISAIGVGIALKWGASTGGLDIIAMILSKIKDKPVGTYFFFFNAIIIVAAGYLYGWEKALYTLVTLYVSSRIIDAIHTRHVKITAFIVTKNGQDVRKAIQARLVRGITAIPATGAYTNENKEMLMIVITRYELYELERIIKQVDPGAFTNMVQTVGVFGLFRKE, translated from the coding sequence ATGGATTTGAAATTAAATTATGCTGAATTAATAAAGAAACTAATTGTTGTTATTATTGCAGGTTTATTAAATGCGATTGGAATGAATTTATTTTTAACGCCGGCAAAAGTGTATGCAAGTGGCTTTGCGGGATTATCTCAATTGCTTTCACAAGTATTAAATGATTTTGCATCAATTCACATATCAACAGGGGTACTTTTTGCTCTGTTTAATATTCCGGTTGTTATTTTAGCATGGAAAAAGGTCGGGAAGGCGTTTACGTTATTTAGTTTTTTATGTGTTGTATTTATGACGCTCTTTTTAGAAATCGTGCCAGTAAAGGCTGTTTCAAATGATATTATATTAAACGCTATTTTTGGAGGGCTTATTTCGGCAATAGGGGTAGGGATTGCCTTGAAATGGGGGGCATCCACAGGTGGTTTAGATATCATTGCAATGATTTTGTCCAAAATAAAAGATAAGCCTGTCGGAACGTATTTCTTTTTCTTTAATGCAATTATCATTGTTGCAGCAGGTTATTTGTATGGATGGGAAAAAGCGTTATACACGTTAGTCACATTGTACGTATCATCGAGAATTATTGATGCGATTCATACACGTCATGTGAAAATTACAGCATTTATCGTTACGAAAAATGGTCAAGATGTAAGAAAGGCAATTCAAGCACGTTTAGTAAGGGGGATTACAGCTATACCAGCAACAGGGGCGTATACAAATGAAAATAAAGAGATGCTAATGATTGTGATTACCCGTTATGAGTTGTATGAACTAGAGAGAATCATTAAACAAGTAGATCCTGGTGCGTTTACAAATATGGTCCAAACAGTTGGCGTATTTGGATTGTTTCGGAAAGAATAA